The sequence below is a genomic window from Clostridia bacterium.
TTAAGGCCTGGCTGTTGATCGAAGGCTTAGACTAAAGCGGAGGTTAGAAGGTATGGTTCCAGTTATCTCCATAGTAGGCCGTTCCGATACCGGCAAGACCACCCTGATTGAAAAGCTGGTGCCTGAGCTTAAAAGGCGGGGGTACCGGGTGGGCACCATTAAGCACGATGCCCACCAGTTTGAAATTGATGTGCCTGGCAAGGATAGCTGGCGCCACCGCCAAGCCGGATCCGATGCTACGGCCATATCTTCAGCTGACAAGCTGGCCATCATCTGGCGGGTGGAGGGGGAGAAGAGCTTAGATGAAGTGGCTGCCTACATGCAGGACGTGGATATCATTTTGACCGAGGGCTACAAGCGCTCCCACAAGCCCAAGGTGGAGGTTCACCGGGCGGAGCGAGGTGGGGAGCTGCTTTGTAACGACGATGAACTGGTGGCCGTAGCCACCGATGAGCCGGTGAATACCCAGGCGCCGTGTTTTGATATCAATGATGCCAAGGGCTTAGTCGATTTGTTGGAGGCAAGGTTCCTAAAGCCCAAAGCCTAGAGGTGGGGAGGTCAGCCAGGTGGAGGATCGATTTCGCCGCTTGATAGACTACCTTAGGGTTTCCGTAACCGACCGCTGCAATTTGCGCTGCCGGTACTGCATGCCTGAGGAGGGTATTCCCTTAAAAAGGCATGAAGATATCCTCCGCCTGGAGGAAATAGCTTACCTGGTTGATTGCGCGGCCGGTCTGGGGGTGCGCAAAGTGCGCCTCACCGGCGGTGAGCCCCTGGTAAGAAAAGACTTGCCGGCATTGGTTTCTCACCTCAGGGCTATTCCCCAGATTGAAGACCTCTCCCTTACCACCAATGGCCTTCTTCTAGCCCATTACGCTGGCGCCCTAAAGCAGGCGGGGCTCAATCGGGTGAATATCAGCCTGGATACCATGGACGCGGATCGTTACCGCTACATCACCCGAGGAGGAGATTTAAATCAAGTGCTGGCCGGAATAGAAGCGGCTAAGGAGGCGGGCCTTCATCCCATCAAGATCAATACCGTAGTGGTTCGGGGGTTTAATGATGACGAAGTGGTGGCCTTTGCCCGGATGGCCCAAGCCACCAATACTCACGTCCGCTTCATTGAACTAATGCCCATCGGTGAGGGAATGGCCTGGAGTCAGGATGCCTTTGTCTCTGCCGATGAGATTTTGGAGGCTCTCAGGGAGGAACTGGAGCTACGGCCTACCTCGGAGGTAGTCGGCAACGGGCCAGCCCAGTACTACGCTTTGCCGCAATCGACGGGAACCATAGGGTTCATTCCTGCCTTGAGCCATGCCTTTTGCCACCGGTGCAATCGCCTGCGGCTTACTGCTGAGGGCTCCTTAAGGCCATGCTTGCAGAGCGATGTGGAGGTTGATCTCAAGTCCCCCCTGCGGCAGGGGGCGAGCCGGCAGGAGATTGAGGGACTTTTCCTGCGGGCCTTGAAACTTAAACCCTGGCGGCATTGCTTTGATGCTGAGGGTTGGCTCCACCAGCGCCGGCGGATGTCACAAATTGGAGGCTAGAAACCTGAGAAGGTGCCTCATGTACGGCCAGGCGGGCCGGAGGGTAGGACACCCGGAGCCGGCCACGGACATGGAGGTCCGATTGGCCGGGAAGCCCGCCGGAACCTGAGATGGAGCACAAGCTCGCTCCGCGCAGGATTTCGGAGCGGAGGAACAGTTCCAGCTGGAAATACATGTTGGTGCATCCGAAAGAAGCATGAAAATGCCGAGGATGCTGGCGCAAGGCGACTTTGGGCGAGCCTCGCGAGACGTCGGCGAGACCGAGCCCGGAGGCGGGGCCGAGGACAGGACGTCCGAGGCCGGCCTCTTGAGACAGGAGGTCGAATTGGCCGGGAACCCCGCCGAAGGGCGAGG
It includes:
- the mobB gene encoding molybdopterin-guanine dinucleotide biosynthesis protein B; translation: MVPVISIVGRSDTGKTTLIEKLVPELKRRGYRVGTIKHDAHQFEIDVPGKDSWRHRQAGSDATAISSADKLAIIWRVEGEKSLDEVAAYMQDVDIILTEGYKRSHKPKVEVHRAERGGELLCNDDELVAVATDEPVNTQAPCFDINDAKGLVDLLEARFLKPKA
- the moaA gene encoding GTP 3',8-cyclase MoaA, which encodes MEDRFRRLIDYLRVSVTDRCNLRCRYCMPEEGIPLKRHEDILRLEEIAYLVDCAAGLGVRKVRLTGGEPLVRKDLPALVSHLRAIPQIEDLSLTTNGLLLAHYAGALKQAGLNRVNISLDTMDADRYRYITRGGDLNQVLAGIEAAKEAGLHPIKINTVVVRGFNDDEVVAFARMAQATNTHVRFIELMPIGEGMAWSQDAFVSADEILEALREELELRPTSEVVGNGPAQYYALPQSTGTIGFIPALSHAFCHRCNRLRLTAEGSLRPCLQSDVEVDLKSPLRQGASRQEIEGLFLRALKLKPWRHCFDAEGWLHQRRRMSQIGG